One Natrinema halophilum genomic window carries:
- the dacZ gene encoding diadenylate cyclase DacZ, translating to MVGLDDVFGDLFANVDAVVLFSPSGSFYEEVAAVDEADVIVVGTENTVGAETFVELPLAFEDITERIRFGLEGAIEQGVIEDGDELACATSIFSDGIDTVSRVRADAETHTGIYDLFVKSRADPDVIKSVLELAIELGQKGQKGKPVGALFVVGDAGKVMNKSRPLSYNPFEKSHVHVGDPIVNVMLKEFSRLDGAFVISDAGKIVSAYRYLEPSAEGVDIPKGLGARHMAGGAITRDTNAITIVLSESDGLVRAFKAGELILEVDPEAY from the coding sequence ATGGTCGGGTTAGACGACGTGTTCGGGGATCTCTTTGCGAACGTCGATGCCGTCGTACTCTTCTCGCCGAGCGGTTCGTTCTACGAGGAGGTCGCTGCCGTCGACGAGGCCGACGTGATCGTCGTCGGAACGGAAAATACCGTGGGTGCGGAGACGTTCGTCGAACTCCCCCTCGCGTTCGAGGATATCACCGAACGGATCCGCTTCGGTCTCGAAGGCGCCATCGAACAGGGGGTGATCGAAGACGGTGACGAACTCGCCTGTGCGACGAGCATCTTCAGCGACGGAATCGATACGGTCTCCCGCGTTCGGGCGGATGCGGAGACCCATACCGGAATCTACGATCTGTTCGTCAAATCCCGGGCCGACCCGGACGTGATCAAATCGGTTCTCGAGTTAGCGATCGAACTGGGTCAGAAAGGACAGAAGGGAAAGCCCGTCGGGGCGCTGTTCGTGGTCGGCGACGCGGGAAAGGTGATGAACAAGTCTCGACCGCTTTCATATAACCCGTTCGAGAAGTCTCACGTTCACGTCGGCGATCCGATCGTGAACGTCATGTTGAAGGAGTTCTCTCGGCTCGACGGCGCATTCGTCATCTCGGATGCGGGAAAGATCGTCTCCGCATATCGCTACCTCGAACCGTCGGCTGAAGGGGTCGATATCCCGAAAGGACTCGGTGCGCGACACATGGCGGGCGGCGCGATCACGCGCGATACGAACGCGATTACGATCGTTTTGTCGGAAAGCGACGGCCTCGTCCGCGCCTTCAAGGCCGGTGAACTGATTCTGGAGGTCGACCCGGAGGCGTACTGA
- a CDS encoding AbrB/MazE/SpoVT family DNA-binding domain-containing protein, with amino-acid sequence MTDDSDRSLWFPPALFAEGMQEAGEQVAESQQEMMKQLLQATSANPFENGSAFGPMSMGTATFKARVQSGGRISIPGPEREALDIEEGDIVQTIVVPVKRNREEQS; translated from the coding sequence ATGACGGACGACTCCGACCGATCGCTCTGGTTCCCACCCGCGCTGTTCGCAGAAGGGATGCAGGAAGCAGGAGAGCAGGTCGCCGAATCCCAGCAGGAGATGATGAAGCAGTTGTTGCAGGCGACGTCGGCGAATCCGTTCGAGAACGGGTCGGCGTTCGGCCCAATGAGCATGGGAACGGCGACGTTCAAAGCCCGCGTTCAGAGCGGCGGTCGGATCAGCATTCCCGGTCCCGAACGGGAAGCCCTCGATATCGAAGAGGGCGATATCGTCCAGACGATCGTCGTCCCCGTCAAACGAAACCGAGAGGAGCAATCATGA
- a CDS encoding phosphopantetheine adenylyltransferase gives MDVALGGTFDPVHDGHRRLFERAFELGDVTVGLTSDELAPKTRAVERRVRSYDERKRNLETELDAIAAEYDREFQVRKLEKPTGIATEPQFDYLVVSPETQEGGRRINEIRTERGHDPLDVIVVPHLRADDGDIISSTRIVNGEIDEHGNIVDH, from the coding sequence ATGGACGTCGCGCTTGGTGGGACCTTCGACCCCGTTCACGACGGCCACAGACGGCTGTTTGAACGGGCATTCGAACTCGGAGATGTGACTGTGGGGCTGACCAGCGACGAACTCGCGCCCAAGACACGCGCAGTCGAACGACGAGTGAGATCGTACGACGAACGTAAACGGAACCTCGAGACCGAACTCGACGCAATCGCGGCCGAATACGACCGCGAGTTCCAAGTTCGGAAACTCGAGAAGCCGACGGGAATCGCGACCGAACCACAGTTCGACTACCTCGTCGTCTCTCCCGAAACGCAGGAGGGTGGGCGGCGCATTAACGAAATCCGAACCGAGCGCGGCCACGACCCCCTGGACGTCATCGTCGTTCCGCACCTCCGGGCCGACGACGGCGACATCATCTCGAGTACGCGGATCGTCAACGGGGAAATCGACGAACACGGGAACATCGTCGACCACTGA
- the cdd gene encoding cytidine deaminase — protein MDDLIDAAREVQNRAHVPYSDYRVGAAIETANGDVFVGCNLENANFSNSLHAEEVAIAEAVKNGHREFSRLAVSSDRRDGVTPCGMCRQTLAEFCDDELVILCDEGGDDVAEYSLGELLPNTITQDMLD, from the coding sequence ATGGACGACTTGATCGACGCCGCTCGCGAGGTGCAGAATCGCGCCCACGTCCCCTACTCTGACTACCGGGTCGGCGCAGCCATAGAGACTGCAAACGGCGATGTCTTCGTCGGCTGTAACCTCGAGAACGCGAACTTCAGCAACAGCCTCCACGCCGAGGAGGTCGCAATCGCTGAGGCGGTCAAGAACGGCCACCGGGAGTTCTCGCGGCTCGCCGTAAGCTCTGACCGCCGGGACGGCGTCACTCCCTGCGGAATGTGTCGCCAGACCCTCGCGGAGTTCTGCGACGACGAACTGGTGATACTGTGCGACGAGGGCGGCGACGACGTTGCCGAGTACTCGCTCGGTGAACTGCTTCCGAATACGATCACGCAGGACATGCTCGATTGA
- a CDS encoding DUF488 domain-containing protein, which translates to MARGTLADTYVAAIQHDLADLPADTTRVGVVRRPTSWFHAAVDENQPALGPPADLLESMRHREEDMKMQGLCEEGAHNAAWDQVGFEEAYREHLETEAKAQAALATLEDRLAAGESVALVCYENTEKKRCHRTILREVLEERDP; encoded by the coding sequence ATGGCACGGGGGACGCTCGCGGACACCTACGTCGCCGCCATCCAGCACGATCTGGCCGACCTACCGGCGGATACGACCCGCGTCGGTGTCGTTCGACGTCCGACATCCTGGTTTCACGCGGCCGTCGACGAGAATCAGCCCGCCCTCGGCCCGCCCGCCGACCTGCTCGAATCGATGCGCCACCGCGAGGAAGACATGAAGATGCAAGGGCTGTGCGAAGAGGGCGCGCACAACGCCGCCTGGGACCAGGTCGGATTCGAGGAAGCGTATCGGGAGCATCTGGAGACGGAAGCCAAAGCGCAGGCGGCGCTCGCGACGCTCGAGGATCGGCTGGCGGCCGGCGAATCGGTGGCGCTGGTCTGCTACGAGAACACGGAGAAAAAACGGTGTCACCGGACGATTCTCAGGGAGGTTCTGGAGGAACGTGACCCGTAA
- a CDS encoding mechanosensitive ion channel family protein encodes MEDWQLFVDEPAVIAAAVLALGLVVGYLVGRLNEELLSASGVPEAVEGTPFERTAQSIGTSTVEIVARLSSWFIYGIAVLTAIHIAQLLDTDAFWLRVTEFIPQLFIAVLVLIIGFIVADKSELIVSEYLRGVKLPDVSVIPKLVKYSVLYVTFIIALGQVGVHVLALLILLTVYAVGVVIVGTVAFKDFLVSSAAGIYLLLNQPYGIGDEIRIGDQSGIVQEVDLFVTKIEDDSEEYIVPNRKVFENGVVRMRD; translated from the coding sequence ATGGAGGATTGGCAGCTCTTCGTCGACGAACCGGCCGTTATAGCGGCTGCAGTGCTGGCGCTTGGGCTCGTCGTCGGCTACCTCGTCGGCCGGCTCAACGAAGAGTTGCTGTCAGCGTCGGGGGTGCCGGAAGCCGTCGAGGGAACGCCGTTCGAGCGAACCGCCCAGTCGATCGGAACGTCGACGGTCGAAATCGTCGCGCGGCTGAGCTCGTGGTTCATCTATGGGATCGCCGTTCTCACGGCGATTCATATCGCGCAATTGCTCGATACGGACGCCTTCTGGCTCCGGGTTACGGAGTTCATTCCGCAGCTTTTCATCGCCGTCCTCGTCCTCATCATCGGGTTTATCGTCGCGGACAAGTCCGAACTCATCGTCAGCGAGTATCTTCGGGGGGTCAAGCTTCCCGACGTGTCGGTCATCCCGAAACTGGTCAAGTACTCCGTCCTCTACGTCACCTTCATCATCGCGCTGGGCCAGGTCGGCGTGCACGTACTGGCTCTTCTGATTCTCCTGACGGTGTACGCCGTCGGCGTCGTCATCGTCGGTACGGTCGCGTTCAAAGATTTCCTCGTCTCGAGTGCGGCGGGGATTTACCTGTTGCTCAATCAGCCCTACGGGATCGGCGACGAGATACGGATCGGCGACCAGTCGGGCATCGTCCAGGAGGTAGACCTGTTCGTCACCAAAATCGAGGATGACTCGGAGGAGTACATCGTTCCCAATCGGAAAGTCTTCGAGAACGGTGTCGTCCGAATGCGGGACTGA
- a CDS encoding phosphomannomutase, whose amino-acid sequence MTLFGTAGIRGPVEEVTPRLALSVGQAAGEPGETFVVGRDGRETSPALAAAMEAGLESAGAVVRRVGQVPTPALAFATRGRRGVMLTASHNPPADNGIKLFVNGVEYDSDAEQTIEDRVASDGSRLARWDEWGDSERLPVLDRYRDAVVAYVRNQFGIRSEKAEDGIPDAPLTGLRISVDCGNGMGSLATPQVLERLGASVVAVNATVDGHFPGRESKPTPETLSEFSEFLADGTFDLGLAHDGDADRLVVLGSDGDPIHEDTVLAVVAAHYAADSDAADPVVVTTPNASARIDERVRAAGGRVERVRLGALHEGIARERDRAGEDTEVVFAAEPWKHIHTAFGGWIDGVVSASAVAALVDEAGDTDAIRKPVTERPYRKVSLDCPDDAKSEAMAALEIALPDAFPRAAVETEYGVRLEFEDASWLLVRPSGTEPYIRLYAESETVDELVAEARAVIETAVADNR is encoded by the coding sequence ATGACGCTTTTTGGGACGGCAGGAATCCGCGGTCCGGTCGAAGAAGTGACGCCACGGTTGGCGCTCTCAGTCGGCCAGGCAGCCGGCGAACCCGGGGAAACGTTCGTTGTCGGCCGTGACGGGCGAGAGACGAGTCCGGCACTCGCCGCGGCGATGGAAGCGGGTCTCGAGAGCGCCGGGGCCGTCGTCCGCCGCGTCGGACAGGTGCCAACGCCCGCACTCGCGTTTGCCACGCGAGGCCGACGAGGTGTCATGCTTACCGCGAGTCACAACCCACCCGCGGACAATGGCATCAAACTCTTCGTAAACGGCGTCGAGTACGATAGCGACGCCGAACAGACTATCGAGGACCGCGTCGCATCCGATGGATCGAGGTTGGCTCGCTGGGACGAGTGGGGCGACTCCGAGCGGCTCCCGGTTCTCGATCGGTACCGTGACGCTGTCGTCGCCTACGTTCGGAATCAGTTCGGTATTCGAAGCGAAAAGGCCGAAGACGGGATTCCAGACGCCCCTCTCACGGGGCTTCGGATCTCGGTTGACTGTGGGAACGGAATGGGATCGCTCGCGACACCGCAGGTTCTGGAGCGCCTCGGCGCGTCGGTCGTCGCTGTCAATGCTACTGTCGACGGCCACTTCCCCGGCCGCGAGAGCAAGCCAACTCCGGAAACGCTGTCTGAATTCTCCGAATTCCTCGCCGACGGGACGTTCGATCTCGGCCTCGCCCACGACGGCGACGCCGACCGACTCGTCGTCCTCGGCTCCGATGGAGATCCGATCCACGAAGATACGGTCCTCGCCGTGGTCGCGGCTCACTACGCTGCCGACAGCGACGCTGCCGATCCAGTCGTCGTGACGACACCCAATGCGTCCGCCCGCATCGACGAGCGAGTCCGTGCAGCCGGCGGTCGCGTCGAACGCGTCCGCCTTGGAGCTCTCCACGAAGGAATCGCCCGCGAACGCGACCGCGCCGGCGAAGACACGGAGGTCGTCTTTGCGGCCGAACCCTGGAAGCACATCCACACCGCCTTCGGCGGCTGGATCGACGGCGTCGTCAGCGCCTCGGCCGTCGCCGCGCTCGTCGACGAAGCAGGTGACACCGACGCAATTCGGAAACCGGTCACGGAACGGCCCTACCGAAAAGTCAGCCTGGACTGCCCGGACGACGCGAAATCCGAAGCCATGGCCGCCCTCGAGATTGCGCTCCCCGACGCGTTCCCGAGGGCCGCCGTCGAGACGGAGTACGGTGTCCGCCTGGAGTTCGAGGACGCATCGTGGCTGCTCGTCCGACCGAGTGGCACGGAACCGTACATCCGCCTCTATGCGGAGAGCGAGACCGTCGACGAACTCGTCGCAGAGGCGCGCGCAGTCATCGAGACGGCGGTGGCCGACAACCGGTGA
- a CDS encoding ABC transporter substrate-binding protein — translation MAPPFENESLGVESNSRSTVLAARTSRTSRRRLLGAAATGALGTAFAGCLSSLTGTGGDSGAVKIGVLTGGTGPAQSTAAEVAAETLEENGGIRGRDVTVSTAETDSSPLEARRSYHRLVLEEDVDVTMGISTGTVLDYLIDDFAEQQLLHFTTGSESLTPTKRIDEEYEKYKYHFRTGPVNTEQLIENQFAFLQNMGPQQGWQSVGLLVEGYPWTEGIVSTFEDQLPKLGFEIPYSHRYQPARDDFGSIYDDAEQAGVDVMWVVMGHTGDEAVTQWARETRAFEFGGTHVRLQYPDYYENLDAAPRFTFTQTSATATSELTPRTQDFVDRYRSKSGGDEPIYTSYNMYDSIVAYAEAVERAGAFDTEAVIAELESLEVPGTTGTISYYDGSSRYPHDRKFDPENDDHSGSIFFQWQTDENGNGVQEVVWPEKFETATYTSPPWV, via the coding sequence ATGGCTCCTCCCTTCGAAAACGAATCTCTCGGCGTGGAATCTAACAGTCGGTCGACGGTTCTGGCGGCGCGGACGTCTCGTACGAGCAGACGACGGCTACTGGGAGCGGCCGCCACCGGCGCTCTCGGAACGGCATTCGCCGGCTGTCTCAGCAGTCTCACCGGCACCGGCGGCGATTCGGGAGCGGTCAAAATCGGGGTTCTGACCGGCGGAACCGGACCGGCTCAGAGTACCGCAGCGGAGGTGGCGGCCGAAACACTCGAGGAGAACGGCGGGATTCGCGGTCGCGACGTGACCGTTAGTACGGCGGAGACGGACTCGAGTCCGCTCGAGGCACGGCGGAGCTACCATCGGCTGGTGCTTGAGGAGGACGTCGACGTGACGATGGGAATTTCGACGGGAACGGTGCTCGATTACCTCATCGACGATTTCGCCGAGCAGCAACTGCTCCATTTCACGACGGGGTCCGAATCGCTCACGCCAACGAAACGCATCGACGAGGAGTACGAGAAATACAAATATCACTTCCGAACCGGACCGGTCAACACCGAGCAGTTGATCGAAAACCAGTTTGCGTTCCTTCAAAATATGGGGCCACAGCAGGGGTGGCAGTCGGTCGGGCTCCTGGTGGAAGGATATCCGTGGACCGAGGGGATCGTTTCGACGTTCGAGGACCAGCTCCCGAAGTTGGGATTCGAGATCCCGTACAGCCACCGGTATCAGCCCGCAAGAGACGATTTCGGCTCGATTTACGACGACGCCGAGCAAGCGGGCGTCGACGTCATGTGGGTCGTGATGGGCCACACCGGTGACGAGGCCGTCACACAGTGGGCCCGAGAGACGCGCGCGTTCGAGTTCGGCGGAACGCACGTCCGACTCCAGTACCCGGACTACTACGAGAACCTCGACGCAGCGCCCCGGTTTACGTTCACGCAGACGTCGGCGACCGCGACGAGCGAACTGACACCGCGCACCCAGGATTTCGTCGACCGGTATCGGTCGAAATCAGGCGGTGACGAGCCGATCTATACGTCGTACAACATGTACGATTCGATCGTCGCATACGCAGAAGCCGTCGAACGAGCCGGCGCGTTCGACACGGAGGCCGTCATCGCCGAACTCGAGTCGCTCGAGGTTCCGGGGACGACGGGGACCATTAGCTACTACGACGGTTCGAGCCGATATCCACACGACCGAAAGTTCGATCCCGAGAACGACGACCACTCCGGATCGATCTTCTTCCAGTGGCAGACGGACGAAAACGGCAACGGCGTTCAGGAAGTCGTCTGGCCGGAGAAGTTCGAGACAGCGACGTACACGTCGCCTCCGTGGGTTTGA
- a CDS encoding winged helix-turn-helix domain-containing protein: MTRADDEILEYLSSETAGTPKVIADALDRNNDYIGTRCRKLASYGLLERPSRGFYVISEEGNSYLEGELDASTLSETDG; encoded by the coding sequence ATGACGCGGGCAGACGACGAGATACTCGAGTACCTCTCATCGGAAACTGCTGGCACTCCCAAGGTGATCGCAGATGCTCTCGACCGGAATAATGATTATATCGGGACTCGCTGCCGCAAACTCGCCTCCTACGGGTTACTCGAGCGTCCGTCTCGAGGCTTCTACGTGATCTCCGAGGAAGGGAACTCGTATCTCGAGGGGGAACTCGACGCGAGTACGTTGTCGGAAACTGACGGCTAA
- a CDS encoding nucleoside phosphorylase: MPGDSENPNADVQYHLEVGPDDVADAVLLPGNPDRLETIVADWDDHEIIARHREYRTATGSYDGTPISVTSTGIGSPSAAIALEELARVGADTFIRVGSCGAIQPEMDVGDLVITTGAVRQEGTSDEYVREDYPAAADHEVVSALIAAAERLGYDYHTGVTMSADSFYAGQGRPGFDEFEAAGSDDLIADLKAANVKNIEMEASVLLTLANLYDLRAGAVCTVYANRETGEFRTEGESRAAETASLATHLLARMDAVKRDAGADRWHAGLSLE, encoded by the coding sequence ATGCCTGGCGACAGCGAAAACCCGAACGCCGACGTACAGTACCACCTCGAGGTCGGCCCCGACGACGTCGCCGACGCCGTTCTGTTACCGGGAAATCCCGACCGTCTCGAGACGATCGTCGCCGACTGGGACGACCACGAGATCATTGCCCGCCACCGTGAATATCGGACGGCAACGGGCAGTTACGACGGAACGCCGATCTCTGTTACGTCGACCGGAATCGGCAGTCCATCGGCTGCGATCGCGCTCGAGGAACTGGCACGCGTCGGCGCCGACACCTTCATTCGTGTCGGCTCTTGCGGGGCGATCCAGCCCGAAATGGACGTGGGCGATCTCGTGATCACGACCGGCGCGGTTCGCCAGGAAGGAACCAGCGACGAGTACGTCCGCGAGGACTATCCGGCCGCCGCGGATCACGAGGTCGTCTCTGCGCTGATCGCAGCCGCGGAGCGACTCGGCTACGATTACCACACCGGCGTCACGATGAGTGCCGACTCGTTCTACGCTGGACAGGGCCGGCCGGGTTTCGACGAGTTCGAAGCCGCCGGCTCGGACGACCTGATCGCCGATCTCAAAGCGGCGAACGTCAAAAACATCGAGATGGAGGCGAGCGTCCTCTTGACGCTCGCGAACCTGTACGACCTCCGTGCAGGGGCGGTCTGTACCGTCTACGCTAATCGTGAAACGGGCGAATTTCGGACCGAAGGAGAATCACGAGCCGCAGAAACCGCGTCGCTCGCCACGCACCTCCTGGCGAGAATGGACGCGGTCAAACGCGACGCTGGCGCCGATCGCTGGCACGCGGGACTGTCGCTCGAGTAG
- a CDS encoding NADP-dependent malic enzyme — translation MGLDEDSLEYHRTDPPGKIEISTTKPTNTQRDLSLAYSPGVAAPCLEIDDDETDAYSYTAKGNLVGVVSNGSAVLGLGDIGAQASKPVMEGKGVLFKRFADIDVFDIELDEADPDKLVEAVKMMEPTFGGINLEDIKAPECFTVEERLREEIDIPVFHDDQHGTAIISGAALLNAADIAGKDLEDLEIAFSGAGASAIATARFYVSLGCKKENITMCDSSGIITEERARRGEVNEYKQQFARDVPEGDLADAMEGADVFVGLSIGGIVSEEMVQSMASDPIVFAMANPDPEIDYEVAKEARDDTVIMATGRSDYPNQVNNVLGFPFIFRGALDVRATEINEDMKVACAEALAELARQDVPDAVVKAYGDDPIQYGPDYIIPKPVDPRVLFRVAPSIAEAAMESGAARTEIDLEEYEEQLEARLGKSREMMRVVLNKAKSDPQTVALAEGENEKMIRAAYQIQEQGIALPILIGDEDEIKGTAANLGLDFEPTVADPSIGDYEEYADRLHELRSRKGITRSEAGELIEHDTNYFGSVMVERGDADALLTGLSHHYPSALRPPLQVIGTDEDVDYAAGVYMLAFKNRVIFVADATVNQSPDKDVLAEVTKQTGKLARRFNVEPRAALLSYSNFGSVNNEATRKPRKAAAMLQDDPEIDFPVDGEMQADTAVVEDILEGTYGFSELDEPANVLVFPNLESGNIGYKLLQRLGGADAIGPMLVGMDKPVHVLQRGDEVKDIVNLAGVAVVDAQQE, via the coding sequence ATGGGATTAGACGAGGACTCACTGGAGTACCATCGGACGGACCCACCGGGGAAGATCGAGATATCGACGACGAAACCGACGAATACGCAACGCGACCTGTCGCTTGCGTACTCGCCGGGCGTCGCTGCGCCGTGTCTCGAGATCGACGACGACGAGACGGATGCCTACTCGTACACGGCGAAAGGAAATCTCGTGGGCGTCGTCTCCAACGGATCGGCCGTCCTCGGACTCGGCGATATCGGTGCGCAAGCGTCCAAACCCGTTATGGAGGGGAAGGGCGTCCTGTTCAAGCGCTTCGCCGACATCGACGTTTTCGACATCGAACTCGACGAGGCCGATCCCGACAAACTCGTCGAAGCCGTCAAGATGATGGAACCAACCTTCGGCGGCATCAATCTGGAGGACATCAAAGCGCCGGAGTGTTTCACCGTCGAGGAGCGTCTGCGCGAAGAAATTGACATTCCAGTCTTCCACGACGACCAACACGGGACGGCGATTATTTCCGGTGCTGCGCTGCTCAATGCCGCAGATATCGCCGGAAAAGATCTCGAGGACCTGGAGATTGCCTTCTCGGGCGCCGGTGCAAGCGCTATTGCGACCGCCCGGTTCTACGTTTCTCTCGGCTGTAAGAAGGAGAATATCACGATGTGTGACTCTTCGGGGATCATCACCGAAGAGCGCGCGCGACGGGGCGAAGTAAACGAGTACAAACAGCAGTTCGCCCGTGACGTTCCCGAAGGTGACCTCGCTGACGCGATGGAGGGCGCGGACGTCTTCGTCGGCCTCTCGATCGGCGGCATCGTCTCCGAAGAAATGGTCCAGTCCATGGCGTCCGATCCCATCGTCTTCGCGATGGCCAATCCCGATCCGGAAATCGACTACGAGGTGGCCAAAGAGGCCCGCGACGACACCGTCATCATGGCGACCGGGCGCTCGGATTATCCCAACCAGGTCAACAACGTCCTCGGCTTCCCCTTTATTTTCCGCGGCGCGCTCGACGTGCGTGCCACCGAAATTAACGAGGACATGAAGGTCGCCTGCGCCGAGGCGCTGGCCGAACTCGCTCGCCAGGACGTTCCGGATGCGGTCGTCAAGGCCTACGGAGACGACCCCATCCAGTACGGTCCCGACTACATCATTCCGAAGCCCGTCGATCCTCGCGTCCTCTTTCGCGTCGCGCCGTCGATCGCCGAGGCCGCGATGGAGTCGGGTGCCGCCCGCACCGAAATCGACCTCGAGGAGTACGAAGAGCAACTCGAGGCGCGGCTGGGCAAGTCCCGAGAGATGATGCGCGTCGTCCTCAATAAAGCCAAGAGCGACCCGCAGACAGTCGCGCTCGCCGAGGGCGAAAACGAGAAGATGATCCGAGCGGCATACCAGATTCAGGAGCAGGGGATCGCGCTACCGATCCTCATCGGTGACGAAGATGAGATCAAGGGCACAGCCGCGAATCTCGGGCTGGACTTCGAACCGACCGTCGCCGACCCGTCCATCGGCGATTACGAGGAGTACGCCGACAGACTCCACGAACTTCGCTCTCGCAAGGGCATTACGCGGAGCGAGGCAGGCGAACTCATCGAGCATGATACGAACTACTTCGGCAGCGTGATGGTCGAACGGGGCGACGCCGACGCGTTGCTCACGGGACTTTCCCACCACTATCCGTCGGCACTCCGACCGCCGCTGCAGGTGATCGGAACCGACGAGGACGTCGACTATGCTGCGGGCGTTTACATGCTCGCGTTCAAAAATCGCGTGATCTTCGTCGCCGACGCGACGGTCAATCAATCTCCCGACAAGGACGTTCTCGCCGAAGTTACCAAACAGACCGGCAAGCTCGCACGTCGATTCAACGTCGAACCCCGCGCTGCCTTGCTTTCCTACTCGAACTTCGGGAGCGTCAACAACGAAGCTACCCGGAAACCACGCAAGGCAGCCGCCATGTTACAGGACGATCCCGAGATCGACTTCCCCGTCGACGGTGAGATGCAAGCAGACACGGCCGTCGTCGAGGATATTCTCGAGGGAACCTACGGCTTCTCCGAACTCGATGAGCCCGCGAACGTGTTGGTCTTTCCCAACCTCGAGTCGGGCAACATCGGCTACAAGCTGCTCCAGCGCCTCGGCGGCGCGGACGCGATCGGTCCGATGCTCGTCGGGATGGACAAACCAGTCCACGTCCTCCAGCGCGGCGACGAGGTCAAAGACATCGTTAACCTGGCTGGCGTGGCGGTCGTCGACGCCCAACAGGAGTAA
- a CDS encoding transcription initiation factor IIB family protein, with product MHSARDRVEYEPWLEELETVADRLDLSPDARSCAIDLFLADVPASDRSKRAVLAASVYAGSLVAGDGRTQGAVADAADVSRLSIQSRWKELLESAGLEPPRW from the coding sequence ATGCACAGCGCCCGGGATCGCGTCGAATACGAACCGTGGCTCGAGGAACTCGAGACCGTCGCCGATCGGTTGGATCTCTCGCCGGATGCGCGGTCTTGTGCCATCGATCTTTTCCTCGCCGACGTCCCTGCGTCCGATCGATCCAAGCGTGCGGTCCTCGCCGCAAGCGTTTACGCTGGTTCGCTCGTCGCCGGTGACGGCCGCACACAGGGTGCTGTCGCCGACGCTGCAGACGTCTCACGATTGTCGATTCAATCACGCTGGAAGGAGTTGCTCGAATCCGCGGGGCTCGAACCGCCGCGATGGTAA
- a CDS encoding MaoC family dehydratase, whose product MSHQNTRGDNLSAMTTAWSAMTRGFLRTATAANRAAVSAMLPSVDGENGQEGERVSPPIPSIDYSDLDWQFDRTVDDPDGISVGDTVTFEKAITDNDVRAFAAVSGDTNRLHLDEEFAADTRFGERIVHGTLASGLISAALARLPGLTIYLSQDLEFSGPVGIGDRVSARVEIVENLGNDQYRLETVVRNEDADSTVIDGEAVVLIDDLPDE is encoded by the coding sequence ATGTCCCACCAGAATACTCGAGGAGATAATCTAAGCGCCATGACGACCGCGTGGTCGGCGATGACGCGAGGGTTCCTTCGAACTGCGACGGCTGCGAATCGAGCGGCTGTTTCTGCGATGCTTCCGTCTGTAGATGGCGAGAACGGCCAGGAGGGGGAACGGGTCTCTCCGCCGATTCCGTCGATCGACTACTCCGATCTCGATTGGCAGTTTGATCGTACGGTCGACGATCCCGATGGCATCAGCGTCGGCGACACGGTCACGTTCGAGAAGGCGATCACGGACAACGACGTCCGCGCATTCGCCGCTGTCAGTGGTGACACGAATCGGCTCCACCTGGACGAAGAATTCGCAGCCGACACCCGTTTCGGCGAGCGTATCGTCCACGGGACCCTCGCTTCCGGGCTTATTAGCGCCGCTCTCGCCCGGCTACCCGGACTTACCATCTACCTCTCGCAGGATCTCGAATTCAGCGGTCCGGTCGGTATCGGTGACCGCGTCTCCGCTCGCGTCGAAATCGTCGAAAATCTCGGCAACGACCAGTACAGACTCGAGACGGTCGTCCGCAACGAAGACGCCGATTCGACCGTCATCGACGGTGAGGCCGTCGTCCTGATCGACGACCTCCCCGACGAGTAG